The genomic segment CCAATATGGCGGTTTACTTTTCGGTTTTACAACCGAACGACGTTGTTATGGGGATGGACCTTGCTCATGGAGGGCATCTAACCCATGGAAGCAGGGTCAATTTTTCTGGTATTCTGTATCAATTTGTCCCCTATGGTGTTGACGAAGAAACCGAAACCATTGATTATGAAGCTTTAGAAAGGAAAGCGAAAAGCTATCGTCCTCGACTCATTGTTGCTGGGGCCAGTGCATACCCCCGTTTTATCGATTTCGAACGGATTCGAGCTATTTGTGACCAGGTTGGAGCACTTTTCATGGTTGATATGGCTCACATTGCGGGTCTGGTAGCGGCTAAAGTTCATCCTTCTCCTGTCCCGTATGCTCATTTTGTGACCACCACGACTCACAAAACCCTGCGAGGACCACGAGGGGGAATGATTTTCTGTAAGCAGGAATTTGCTCGAGCGATTGATAAAGCTATCTTTCCCGGTACGCAGGGTGGGCCACTTATGCATGTTATCGCCGCAAAAGCTGTGGCACTCAAGGAGGCGGCTTCTTCGGAATTTCTGGTATATCAGAAAAAAGTTGTTCAAAATGCCAAAGCGCTGGCTAAGGAATTGCAAAACCGTGGTTATCGTTTAGTTTCTGGAGGAACCGATACCCACTTGATGCTGATTGATTTGCGCAATAAAGGCTTAAATGGAAGGGAAGCGGAAGCCATTCTGGACAATGTGGGGATAACGGTGAATAAAAACGCCATTCCATTTGACCCAGAGAAGCCCACAGTAACAAGTGGTATCAGGATTGGGACCCCTGCTTGCACAACCAGGGGTATGGGTGAGAAAGAAATGAGAATCATTGCTTCGCTTATTGATGAAACTCTTAAGGACAGAAATGACTCCGAAGAGATAGAGAGAATCAAAAAAGAAGTGAAAAGGTTGTGTACGCAATTCCCTCTTTATCCCAATATCGGAATAAAACCGTGAAAAATGGTTTTAATGTGTAATAATAAAACAGTAAATGGGGGTTACCCAAATGCGAGACAAAGTTGAAAAAGCTCTGGAGAAGGTCAGGGGTTATCTACGGTTTGAAGGTGGCGATGTCGAACTTGTGGATATCGTCGACGGGGTGGTGAAAGTTCGATTGAAAGGAATGTGTGGCGCCTGCCCTATGTCGATGATTACCCTGAAAGATGGAATTGAAAGGGTAGTGAAAGAGGAAGTTCCCGAAGTAAAATCAGTCGAGCAGGTCTTTTCACCCTAAAA from the Atribacterota bacterium genome contains:
- the glyA gene encoding serine hydroxymethyltransferase, producing the protein MWDYLAEEDPEVYRWIMYELERERNTLELIASENFASPAVMQAQGSILTNKYAEGYPERRYYGGCEFVDRVEEIAIERAKGIYGAEHVNVQPHSGSQANMAVYFSVLQPNDVVMGMDLAHGGHLTHGSRVNFSGILYQFVPYGVDEETETIDYEALERKAKSYRPRLIVAGASAYPRFIDFERIRAICDQVGALFMVDMAHIAGLVAAKVHPSPVPYAHFVTTTTHKTLRGPRGGMIFCKQEFARAIDKAIFPGTQGGPLMHVIAAKAVALKEAASSEFLVYQKKVVQNAKALAKELQNRGYRLVSGGTDTHLMLIDLRNKGLNGREAEAILDNVGITVNKNAIPFDPEKPTVTSGIRIGTPACTTRGMGEKEMRIIASLIDETLKDRNDSEEIERIKKEVKRLCTQFPLYPNIGIKP
- a CDS encoding NifU family protein, with translation MRDKVEKALEKVRGYLRFEGGDVELVDIVDGVVKVRLKGMCGACPMSMITLKDGIERVVKEEVPEVKSVEQVFSP